TAGCTCAGATAGGAGAGTTTGCTTTTGTGCTCTTGAGCCGTGcttcccattttcatcttgttgggGTAAATTATTCTCATTTCATTCATGTGCTTTCGTTCAAACATATTTTCATATTTAGCACTTAGCAACTCCAGGTTGCCATACATGCATGAGAGTTTCTTACTATTTTTGTTTTGCAGGGAAAAATGTATCTGTTATTACTGGGAACAACTGCCCTTAGCTTGGTAAGTACCTTTTGTCTGATTATAGGGCTTAGCTGTTAGGTATACATTTCTCACTTTCTTGTCCATTGTTTCAGGTAACGACTCCCCTCATTTTCAAACTAATTCCTGTGGTAATGCACCTTGGCATCCTTATGCGTTGGTTCCCCACAGAAAACAGTATGCAGAATGAGGTATGCTTTGTTACCATCTATGCTGATTGTGGCAACTTTTATTCAAAGCTTGATTTAATGGATGTTGTAGGGTTGGAGTGGCAATAATTAGTAGCAGCGCCAGCCCCAAATGCTCACTTAGTCTCGTACTCAAATTTTGTCTAATTATATTTCAGTTGCCTTTGCAGGATAAAGCAACCATGCTCGACACTTACAACCGATCACTCATTGCATAGCTGCGACATTATTTTGACTTACAGTAATTTATTTGTCTGTTGATTCGTTGCGCATGCTGTGGAAACACTGGAGAACAATTACACCAATTCCTTTTGCGGCAATACAGGAACATTAAGCGATGGCTAAGGATAACTGTTTGACCAGCCAGGGAGCTGCCCGTATAGCATTCTGACTCAAAGTCGAGTTGTACATACTGTACATGTTATCAAGGTAGCATACGAGTGGGTTGTTCATAGCACTGGGCCTTGGTTTTGTATCATTCTTGCCAACTCAATTTAGGAAGTTAGATAGGGATTTTGGTACCTTGTGCTCAAATGTACTATTTCATCGCCAGAAGATGATGACAAAGCTGTATGTTATgtatttgctttttttttatgttgagaAAGCATTTGTTCTGTTATTGTCTTGGACTATCGACACTTCCAGCTTGCCATAACACTCTGAGAACATGTTCTTCCCCCATCTATGGTTAATTTGTTCGTCCTGGCGAATATTGTTTTCTGGAGGGCAGCTTGTAAGCATCGTCCtttagagcaactccaacagTACATCTATATTTCATCCTCTATATCCCTATATGGATTGTTATCTATAAAGATTCTCCCTCCATATTACTCCACCACTCCAACAGCACATCTATATTTCActctctatatttttttctcattttttaatagtattctataactaacaacATATTCGTAACgattatattttataaattagtacattagtttatatgaatattcatgaatttttcctattttttgggaattaaatttatgccctaaaaattcaagcaatgttaaaaaatagttaaatttggagaattttcatttaaaatttgtaagatattTTTAGTGGGAACCATTTAAAATGgattatttgttatatattctaTTAGTACAAAAATCTTTGTGATTTTAGCAGCTTTAAAAAGTCACTTTTTGAATTTACgaaagaggagagaagaaatAAATTTTTGAAGCAAAAGCTAATTAACTGTTGCTGGCCTCTCTCGGCCCTCTACAGAGCTGCGATTGCTAGATAGCGGTCCAGGCAGGACACGCTAGATTTAGCGTGCGAGCAAGACGATTTGGAGGGTATCCATAAACAACATATGCGTTACCATATCTGTTGGAGGCTGATTTTGGAGATGCACACGCTACTTTGAAGATAGAGGGTATGATAGCGTGGGTGTTAGAGTTGCTCTTAGCACGTGTATTTTGTAGGTTATTACCTTTGTTCTtttttaaatgttgttttagtttttgcATATAGAATAAGATCTAATAACTTTGTTCATATATAACATGTTTATACCTCTTAATTTCTCTCACATTCAATTAATAACACATAAGCTATCAATTTATTACACTCATTAAATTGAAACCTCACTTTCTAATAACCTTTAATATAGATATTTTACTATacctaaaatgacatctattaagaataaaattaaaattttaaaataatatctatttaaaaataaaggTAATATTAGAATATGATCCGTGGGTGCTGGTTAATGCTAGCTGGTGATCCAAAGTTGGTGCGATTATTTAACCGACGCTTGAGGTAGCTGGAGATGAACTGGCCCGAGGTAATGCATTTTACGGTTTTGTTTCGGCACGTGCTGCCGGACGCACATGCGCGTGCGCCCGGCCTTTTTTTCCTAGTAGTACTGCTGTTCATGCAGCTTTAGCCACGGCGCACTCAGGAATCCAGATATGCGACAATGCGATCCTGAACGGTTGCATTCAGATTTCAGATTCAGGTGACCATTTTGTCAGGTAGCAGGAACGGAATCCTTTATGGATATTTTTGAGACAGATAAAGGTCTTAGGTTGCAATGAACAAAAGCTGGAATAGCTCAGTTGGCTAGAGCGTGTGGCTGTTAACCACAAGGTCGGAGGTTCGAGCCCTCCTTCTAGcggaatttatttattttattcacactcataatttatttatttttcatcatatgcatGTACGTCCTTCTTGAGGGATTACCTCCGTCTCATGCAGAAAGCGTCCATTTAAATTGCCCCTTTGGTAGCGCTACTCTGATTTCATTCGTAAAATcctatatgtttttttttgagCTGCTAGTAGAAAAGCTCATTATGTTTCGCATTCAGCACTTGCTTGCTCTGTAAGACAGGAAAGAGATATACGATGGACAAACAATGGAAGATACTCCTTACAAATTTTACAAAGAAAAATCGGTGTCGCTCTTAAACACTATGCAAAAGAGACCCAGATTTTGGCAACAGAATAGTGCATCATTCACCCACAAGCTAGACTACTTAGTTTTTTAGGTTACATAGAAGATACACACTGTCCACGTACTTCATATTCAtatcacatacatacacatgtGCATCCATACATACGTTAAGAAACAATTAGAAAGATATCACTGAATATGCACACGTGTGTACTAGTATAGTGGGGGCAAGCCCCGGTAAGGCCCGAGTCCGATCCTACGGATCTAACCGGGTGGCAGCGCTCACACCTGAGCCGCTTGCCAAACGAAATACGGGTCGTTGTCAGCTAGACTTCCTAGCTGGAAACACGCCACTTTGAGCTTCCTCCATTATGGGCTCACATGCTCGTGGGTACCGTTCGCACATGTGCAGCAACCCCGGAGCCGTGTAGCTAAGAACACACGATTAAAAACTTCTTGATGAGCTCCTGAAACACCAGAGCAAGAGGATTGACGAAGCGATGCCATTAGCGGAGCAGTTGTGGTGTCTGTCTGCATCATACAACTTGGACAATAAAAACATCTCCGGTGCCAATGAGGGGAAGCATCCGTGGGTTGCCTCAACGGCAAATGCAGACGTAATGGGTCCCATTTCCATAACGATATGAATTTGTCTGAATATGCTGCAGCGATGTGatacttttttgttttttaaatgaGTAATGCCAACTAACCTACAATTTGAAGCAGTGAAGAAGCACTGCAGTTGTAACTTTAATTCGCAAGCTTGCTTCTGATTACTGAACGAAAGGTGTTTCAGATTTACTGATGCAGATATAAACAAAGATGATTGTGAAGTGTAGAGCATTACCACTGAGGAGAGGCTCTTCTTCCTGATATCAGCTGGTAACATTTGTCCGCACCTCAATTTCCGGCTCAGCATCATAAGCTCCTCCAGTGTCGTCACCGTGCTCCTCGGAGGGCTCCAAGGATTGGTCAGCTGATCATCGTCATTGGCTACCTCCCAGCTTTTCTCTGAAGGTGCCCGGGGAAACTGAAACGCTTGAGCTGACGTATCACCACTGGAGTTGCTGTAATCTTCTGAATCTGAAAATGAGTACCAAGCGTCACCGCGGTTGGAGCCACCTCCTATCCATGCTGCAGCACCAGAAGTGTCGTTATTGTCTGGAAAACTAAATGCTTCCAGATCAAAACCAAGCGAGTATTCCTCCTCGCCTTCGACCACAAAAGGGTTCAGTGAGCAAGACGATGCTGAAAAGGGAGCATGATCAGGGAGAACATGAAAGGGAGATGCTTCTTGTAGAGGCTTCCCAGGCTTTTCTTCCCACTGGAATGGCACGCTCACAACAAGCTTTGTCGGGGTCGGGGATGGACATGCAAACACTGATGGTACTGGATTGGAAATGACCCAGTCCCTTTTTGGTGCGCCAGGTTTCACCTCCCAGAGAAACGGGACTGAAATCTGCTGCTTGACGCGTTCCCGAGAGTTGAATTCGGGCAGTTCAAACTCCCCCTCCATTTGAGATATTTGGTTTGGACACGAAGTTTGTGTTGTTGCAGATCTCAGGCACTGCTGATACATGTAGGAGAGAACTTGTGGGTTAGATGAGCTGCTCCTGCGTCACAATGCTCTTGTTCAACTGTTCCTTTGCTATACCTGCAAGCTAGAAATACAATTAGACAGTACCAACTCCTCTTTAGCTCAGAGTCTCAGACCATGGAGAAAAAGGTCCTCAAATCACAT
The nucleotide sequence above comes from Phragmites australis chromosome 4, lpPhrAust1.1, whole genome shotgun sequence. Encoded proteins:
- the LOC133917019 gene encoding uncharacterized protein LOC133917019 gives rise to the protein MYQQCLRSATTQTSCPNQISQMEGEFELPEFNSRERVKQQISVPFLWEVKPGAPKRDWVISNPVPSVFACPSPTPTKLVVSVPFQWEEKPGKPLQEASPFHVLPDHAPFSASSCSLNPFVVEGEEEYSLGFDLEAFSFPDNNDTSGAAAWIGGGSNRGDAWYSFSDSEDYSNSSGDTSAQAFQFPRAPSEKSWEVANDDDQLTNPWSPPRSTVTTLEELMMLSRKLRCGQMLPADIRKKSLSSVELIKKFLIVCS